Below is a window of Rhodamnia argentea isolate NSW1041297 chromosome 11, ASM2092103v1, whole genome shotgun sequence DNA.
GTGCAGATGCTGTCCCTGCTTTACTGTGGCTATTAAAGAATGGAAGCACAAATGGAAAGGAAATCGCAGCTAAGACTTTAAACCATTTAATCCACAAATCTGACACGGCAACCATTAGCCAGCTCACGGCATTACTCACCAGCGACCTGCCTGAATCTAAAATATACGTTTTGGATGCACTACGGAGCATGCTTTCCGTTGCTCCGCTTGGTGACACCCTGCGAGAGGGTAGTGCTGCAAATGATGCTATTGAGACTATGATTAAACTATTGAGCTCTAGCAAAGAAGAAACTCAAGCCAAGTCCGCATCAGCCTTAGCTGGAATCTTTTATCAAAGGAAGGACTTGCGTGAAAGCAGTATTGCGGAGAAGGCCCTTTTGTCTGTTTTGAAGCTACTAAATGTTGAATCTCAGAACATTCTAATGGAGTCCTCCCGCTGCCTTGCTGCAATTCTTCTATCGATTAAGGTGAACAAGGATGTAGCTGCTATTGCCAAGGAAGCTCTCACGCCCTTGGTTGTGCTAGCGAACTCCACGGAGCTGGGTGTTGTGGAGCAGGCAACATGTGCCTTGGCCAATCTTATATTAGATAGTGAAATATCGGAGATAGCAattgctgaagaaattatttcccCTGCCACCAGGGTCCTGCGTGAAGGCACGTTTGCTGGGAAGACCCATGCTGCTGCTGCAATTGCAAGGCTGCTTCATACTCGTCAAGTTGATTCCGCCTTAACTGATTATGTGAATCACTCTGGCATAGTTCTTGCATTGGTTTCTTTTCTAGAATCTACTAACAACGATCCAATTGCAACTTCAGAGGCACTGGATGCACTTGCATTTCTATCGAGATCAGGATCCAGCGGGCACATAAAACCTACATGGGCTGTTCTAGCTGAATTTCCAAACAGCATCACCCCTATAGTCGCATCAATTGCCAATGCTGAACCTTTGTTGCAGGACAAAGCTATTGAGATACTGGCACGACTTTGCCGTGATCAGTCTCTTGTTCTGGGTGATACAGTTGCCAGCGCCAGTGGATGTGTATCGTCAGTAGCAAGAAGGATAATTAACTCAAAAAGCAGGAGAGTTAAAATTGGAGGAACTGCATTACTTATTTGTGCTGCCAAGGTCAATTACCAGAGAGTGATAGAGGATCTAAACCAGTCTAATTCTTGCACTCATCTGATTCAATCTCTGGTCACCCTTGCCGGTTCTGCTGAATCTTCTCCTCTGATGGGCCAGACACATGATGATAAGGAGGCCTTGATCCTCTTCAGACATCATAAAGAAGAAACAGGGAGTGGTGAATCCGATACAGGCAGCGTGACAGTGATTCATGGTGTGAACTTGGCGATATGGCTACTATCTGTGCTTGCCAGTCATGatgaaaaaattaagactgtGATCATGGAGGCTGGAGCCGTTGAGGTCCTCACGGAAAAAATCACACATTACTACTCCCTCTATTCCCAGGTATGAtttgttttttccccaaattcGTTTGCTGAATGTAATCATATGTTTGTTGATATGAGCGATAATCATGCAGACTGAAGATAAGGAGGACAGTAGCATATGGATATGTGCTTTGCTTCTGGCAATTTTGTTCCAAGATAGAGATATCATTAGAGCAAATGCAACTATGAAATCTATACCAGCTCTTGCAAATTTACTGAAGACTGAAGAGCCAGCAAACAGATATTTTGCTGCCCAAGCAATGTGCAGCCTTGTCTGCAATGGAAGCAGGGGAACTCTGCTTTCTGTGTCAAATTCGGGTGCAGTAAATACGGTTGCAGCAGGTGGGCTTATTTCATTACTTGGTTGTGCTGAAGTTGATATATTCGATCTCTTGGAATTGTCAGAAGAGTTTTCTCTAGTGCGCTATCCCGACCAAGTTGCTCTTGAGAGGTTATTCAGAGTTGAGGACATTAGGGTGGGGGCAACTTCTCGAAAAGCCATCCCTGCCCTTGTGGACTTGCTGAAGCCGATTCCTGATCGTCCAGATGCACCCTTCCTGGCGCTCGGGCTTCTGACCCAGCTTGCAAAAGACTGCCCGTCGAACAAGATGTTAATGGTTGAAGCTGGTGCTCTGGAAGCCCTGACCAAGTATCTTTCACTGGGCCCACAGGATGCTACTGAAGAAGCTGCTACTGACCTACTGGGAATCTTGTTCAGCACTCCTGAAATAAGGAAGCATGAATCTGCATTTGGTGCTGTCAGTCAATTAGTAGCAGTTTTGCGTTTAGGTGGAAGAGGTGCACGGTATAGTGCCTCTAAAGCTCTGGAAAGCCTTTTTTCTGCTGACCATATTAGAAATGCTGAAACTTCAAGGCAAGCTGTTCAACCTCTGGTTGAGGTTCTTAGCACTGGTTTAGAGAAGGAACAGCATGCTGCTATTGCTGCATTGGTTAGATTATTGAGCGAGAACCCATCAAGAGCTCTAGCGGTTGCTGATGTTGAAATGAATGCGGTGGATGTCCTTTGCAGGATCCTTTCTTCAAGTTGTTCAATGGAGCTGAAGGGAGATGCAGCTGAGTTGTGCTGTGTTCTATTTGGAAACACAAGAATCAGATCGACTATGGCTGCGGCTCGCTGTGTTGAGCCTTTGGTCTCTCTCCTTGTTACTGAATTTAGTCCTGCTCAGCATTCAGTTGTTCGCGCGTTGGAAAAACTTGTTGAGGATGAGCAGCTGGCAGAATTAGTTGCTGCACATGGTGCAGTTGTTCCGCTTGTTGGCCTTCTCTATGGAAGGAATTACTTGCTTCATGAAGCTATTTCAAGGGCTCTCGTGAAGTTGGGAAAAGACAGACCTGCTTGTAAGATGGAAATGGTGAAAGCGGGAGTTATTGAAGGCGTACTTGATATCCTCCATGAAGCACCAGATTTTCTTTGTGCTGCTTTTGCCGAATTGCTTCGGATCTTGACCAACAACGCCGGCATTGCCAAAGGAGCCGCTGCAGCTAAAGTGGTAGAACCCCTTTTTCATCTGCTCACAAGACCGGAGTTCGGGCCAGATGGCCAGCATAGTGCATTACAAGTTCTTGTCAATATTTTGGAGCATCCCCAATGCCGATCTGAGTATAACCTTAGTTCCCACCAGGCTATCGAGCCTCTCATCCCTTTACTCGATTCTACAGCTCCAGCTGTCCAGCAATTGGCAGCTGAGCTTCTGTCTCATCTGCTTTCAGAAGAACACCTCCAGAAGGACTCAGTAGCACAGCAGGTAATTGGTCCCCTTGTACGCGTACTCGGTTCTGGGATACATATGTTGCAGCAGAGGGCCGTAAAGGCCCTAGAAAGAATTGCACTTGCATGGCCGAATGAAATTGCAAAAGAAGGTGGAGTTGCAGAGCTTTCCAAAGTGATTTTGCAAACTGACCCTTTGCTTCCCCATGCTTTATGGGAATCTGCGTCTTCTGTTTTGGCCAGTATACTCCAATTTAGTTCCGAGTTTTATCTGGAGGTACCTGTTGCAGTGTTGGTAAGGCTACTCCATTCTGGCTCAGAAAGTACAGTAGTAGGTGCTTTGAATGCTCTCCTGGTTTTGGAGAGCGACGATTCAACTAGTGCCGTAGCAATGGCTGAAAGTGGTGCGGTAGAGGCTCTTTTGGAACTCATTAGATCTCATCAGTGTGAGGAGACGGCAGCAAGACTGCTGGAAGTATTGTTGAATAATGTTAAGATTCGAGAAACAAAAGCTACCAAATCTGCAATCTTGCCTTTATCGCAGTACCTTCTTGATCCCCAAACGCAAGCTCAGCAGGCCAGACTACTTGCTACTCTTGCACTCGGTGACATATTTCAGAATGAAGGTCTTGCTAGAAGTGCAGATGCTGTTTCAGCTTGTCGTGCCTTAGTGAATGTGCTTGAAGACCAACCTACTGAAGAGATGAAAGTGGTTGCTATATGTGCTTTACAGAACCTTGTAATGTACAGTAGATCAAACAAAAGGGCAGTTGCAGAGGCTGGCGGTGTTCAAGTTGTATTAGATTTGATTGGTTCAAGTGATCCAGAGACATCTGTCCAGGCAGCAATGTTTATTAAGCTTCTATTCTCCAACCATACCATTCAGGAGTATGCCTCAAGTGAAACAGTCAGAGCTATCACTGGTGAGATTTCTTTGTAACTGATTTAGGATCATAGGGTTTGTTTTTTGAAATTCGAGAAGCACAAGCAATGCATGTGATAAGGCactttattattttcattgctGTTCCCCTCCCCACCCCtcttccccccaaaaaaaaaaaaaaaatcaaaccatcaATCATAAAGAGAATGAACAGTTCGGCATCTTAGATATTGCAACTTCCTGTCATTTTCTGATAATTGTGATATTTTGGCGAGATTAGGATGATGGTTTCCATGTTTTGTAATTCAATCCATGCGGCAATTTTTGACAGCAAAGATCATGTGCCACGGTGCAAATAATATTGCTGTAGGTACAAAATTGTGAAGGACAAGGGCATAATAACTTTAAATTGTTCTAAATCACTATTTTATTTGGTCAGATCGAGAACCATGGCAGAGAATCTATCATCACGAGTTTCCTTGTGCACTTAAGAAATGATAGAATATCATCCTAGGGCATGAACTTGTGGATATCGCATGTTCAGAGTGAAGGTTCTCTCTCATTCATTTGACGGTAAAAGTCCAACTAATTGCAGCTTAGTGATGCCTTGAATAGCATAGTTGACATTTCAAGTTATTTTATTGCCACATTGATCTATTGCCATGTTGTTCTGACCAAGTCCATGCGCTTCAAGTTGGAAAACCAGTCGCACTGTGCTAGTAATTTGCTTACCTGACTATTTGTCCATCTGTACTGCTATTTATGGCCTTGCTTCTATTCTGACATCTTTTCACCTCTTTAATGATTGTCCTTTCACCTTGCAGCTGCCATtgagaaggatctgtgggcaactGGAACTGTCAATGAGGAGTATCTAAAAGCTCTGAATGcactttttggcaattttccgcGTTTACGAGCCACCGAGCCTGCAACACTCAGCATTCCTCATCTCGTTACCTCCCTAAAGACGGGTTCTGAGGCAACTCAAGAAGCTGCTCTAGATGCACTTTTCCTACTACGGCAAGCCTGGTCAGCATGCCCAGCTGAGGTTTCAAGAGCTCAATCGGTGGCTGCGGCAGATGCAATTCCCTTGCTGCAATACTTGATTCAATCTGGCCCCCCTAGGTTCCAGGAAAAGGCTGAATTTCTGTTGCAGTGTTTGCCAGGGACATTGGTAGTCATAATCAAGCGTGGCAATAATATGAAGCAGTCTGTTGGTAACCCTAGTGTTTACTGCAAGCTCACACTTGGCAACACACCACCCAGGCAAACTAAGGTTAGCTGGATATACTATATCTGTTGCTCCTTTGATCATGGTATAAGCAACAAATTTTTGAAACTCGTTATAAACTACCAACTACCTTGTGAGCGGTTTGGGTGAAAGTTGCAAGACCAAATAGAATTTGTTTAGCCAGAGCCCATCTTCACTTTGCATAGGATGGTACTCCTAGCCATCTTACAGTATGAGCCCTCTTGCACTTAGCATCAAGGAATTGTAGTACATGAAAGTACTTCAAAACAAGTCTCGATGAACATCTGCCATGTTTCTACTTCGGACTGTTTGGACTTAGGTTTTTGTCATGCTGTCATTGAGCTGACACTTGACAGTTGTTCTGATGTTGATTTGATGTTGTACAAACTTGCTGAACGGGAAAAGTAGTTTTGGTCTTCTACAACAAAATAATGCCTGCAATTTAATCGGTTAACTACTGCCTAAATGACTTGGAAAATTGTGTAAGATCCTTTTCCATCTGGTCAGGGAACTGTGAAATTCTTAAGTTCCTAAATATTATCTTATACCTTTTCCTCCTTTCAGGACATCAAGTTCTCTCTTCCAATTCTTCCATCTAAAATTCCTTCATCAGTCAGGTTTCTGATAATGATACCTCAGTTTTTTACTGGTGCTAATTTGATATCCCTGCAAATCTCTTCTTTATAATCAGATTGTTTCCACTGGTCCAAATCCGGAGTGGGAAGAGAGCTTCTCATGGTCCTTTGAAAGTCCTCCCAAAGGCCAGAAGCTTAATATATCctgcaagaacaaaagcaaaatggGGAAGGTAATTTATTTTTGGCTACTATCTCTAATAACAGGAATGTGAAAAGGTCTAAATCCTTATTCAGTTGCTAATTACTCTTGGCCGTTGTTCTCTGTCTTGATGCAGAGTTCTTTTGGGAAAGTGACAATTCAGATTGATCGGGTTGTGATGCTGGGGGCTGTTTCTGGGGAATACCCTCTGTTGCCGGAGAGCAAAAGCGGCCCCTCGAGGAACTTGGAGATCGAGTTCCAGTGGTCAAACAAGTGATGTTTTTGTCTCGCAACATCGGAGAGGACCCGTGTTCGAGAATGGGATTCTTTTACATTAGACTTTTTGTCTGGAGTATTATACTGTCATTGTATATATGCTGCTGAAGTGGGGACCTTTTTGAGAGTTTTCCTAGTGATTGTTTCTGTGTAACATAGTCAAGAAAGACAAGTCAGTGTATTCTTTGTAACTTgatgtattcttttttttcttttctgggtgaACATAATGGACAGAAGGATCATTTTCCCGACAGACTACGGAGAGAATAAACCATATTTACGTGTATATCTCGATGATACGCCGTGTAAGTGACTGGCATATGACAATGTTGCTTCTTGCTGTCCTCGTCGATGATATCCTCAGCTGATCCGGGGCCTGGCAAATTCTGTGTTTCCGTGACTACTTTTCGCAAGCATTTTAGGATTCGAGACTGTTTCCAAGACTGAAATCATCGAGCGTTTTGACGGATCTGTCATGATGGTTTCGTTTGGAAAATGTGTAGTGTCTAAATCAGATGATGCAAATATTGGGAAAATCAAGTTCTTGAGGTCCCATTGATAGGGTTGTCAGACTACTGCTTCCTTTGCTTCAAAACACTGCAATTTTCCTGATTTTCACACAAGGACTGCAGCTTCTATTGATCTGGTTAGAACAGGCTAATGGCCCATCAGTCGGGACATGGAGAGCTCACGGTATAGTGAGGctcatttgattaaaaaaaaacgaaacagTAAGGGCTCAAATTCGAATAATTAACCTTTACTCACCGAAactggaaaaaataattatttgaaaatagtCGATGTGGCGCCGTTGGCCActggcatttttttaataatcttttaacatttttttcaagtttttttattatttttttttccttcttcttcctccaatcggTCCCCAGATGGGCTACTGGCAAAAGGCAAgggctagagaaagaaggagaaaaaaaagaaagagaaagaaagggacaaaacataattcgaaaaaatattaaaatattactaaaaattatccGCAACAGCACTAGTGGGACAGatcgaattgatacaattgcaaaagttttaggattcaattggctaaaaaaaattctaaaattaaattggcacaattgcaataggtttaagacttttttgataattttctctgtATATTTTTATGCTACGTAATTGATTATATCATCATATGTTCATGACATGACATAACATACCACATAATATTATATATAGTATGGTTTCTATGCATCTATACTAATATAGTAAAAGAGATGCTTAAGAGAGATGCATTGAAGTTAGCCATTTAGCAAATTGTTTGGAGTGTAAGTCTAAAAGAAAATCTAGAATTCCACCGATTAGATGAATGAGGAAGGGGGAAAATAATTAAGGGATATGTTctctaaaagtcctaaaacttatcaccaaagtacaattgagtcttaaaactttcaaaaagtgcaatcaagtcctaaaacttatcaaattagtgtaATCGAGTTCTTTCGTTAACTTCGTTCAATTCggctaatgaaaaatgctaatgtggcatttttttattactttatttCACCTACGTGATGCTAACATtgctgaaacaaaaaaaaaaaagtccaaaacaacattgttttggtcaaactttgatttttcatatacatattaattaaattacattaaattaaataaaaaaggaagaagcaaaaCTAGCGAGGGCCCCCATTGGCCCTTGCTGTTGCAACCCACCGgcgatttttttggggggggcaaGGGTTGGCTAGGGTCGACCTTGGCCGGTCCTTCCCAAACCAAGAGCAACCCTCACCTATCGTTAGGCAAGGTCATCGGCCCttccggcgatggtgggggacAGCAGCAAGGGCCCttgttgctttttccttttttacttacttactttattaatttaatttaactaaatatttatattaataaatcaaattttgatcaaaacaacgtcgttttgaatttatctttcttgtttaAGCCATTTCAGTGCTACATAGGAGAGAGAGTAATAAAAAATGCTACGTTAGCATTTTccgttagccaaattggacggagttaacggaaaaCCTTGATCGcactttctgaaaattttaggacttaattgcactttggtgacaagttttagtacttTTAGAGAACATATcccaataattaaaaatgaaaaccccaaaaaagatACCTCAATGTAAAATTGAGAAATCTGAAAGTTTTTCCAtacaacaaaaatataaaattataattttgcaAATGTCAATTAAAATTTGGctcaaaatgaaaatcattaatcaatcaaaataagaaaaaaatattcataatagcCCCCCTAAAAAATAAACTGTTTAATTGTTGCTATTAAATATCAGTAGAGAATTCATTTCtcaattgaaaatcaaaatgaaaaatttaggtcaaattcaaatatattaaaAGTTTGAATTTCACTTGAGATATATTTGGTCTTATTCCACATTTGTTGGCAATCAAGACATTCCACCCATGGATGCATGGGTTTTTGCTTTGTGATCAAATATAAAATTACCAAATCTTAAATAACCACATGATTAATCAAATCAATGTAACTACTGAACAAATGACTATTCATGATTccccaattgaatcaattacaTAACAGTTCCAATGTTGCATTAATTAGTAATTAATTTATTATCACCGTCACGCCTCGATCCCCGGATATGCAACAACTCTACCAAACGTCTCGAGTCATTAAAGGATGACGTCCCAGGCACGTTATCGACctgttcttttatctttttattaagtGCTTGCGGAACGTGCCACTCTCCGCACAATAATATAAATAGCAGGGATAGAAAAGTAGACAGTCACATCACACATCAGCAAAAGACTATTTTCATTTACGGATATTCATTAACTCTAAGGAAGTTACAGTATCTACAAGCCCACTCTTTAGGGTTGTTACCTAAAACCATCAAAAAGATATCGGGTTAGGGAAGAGTTAActtcatatatatattccaAACAAGGGGCTAACATCACCCTCAACAACCATATCAATAGGTCTCCATAAAAAAGGTCTTCTCGACCATAGCTACTCAGAGGTAATAGTCTGGCGAGGGCTTAGGGTCATAGTCCGGGTCCGACTTAAAGTCTTCACTTCCCTATTCGAAGTGTCAATATCCATGGGATCCCAAGCTTGGATCTTCGGGTTCGCCGTAGGGGGTCCATCATACCGCCGAATATGCCCGAAGAGGAGGTCCCCTTGACAAACGAACCAGGCCTTGAAGCAATGGGGCACTAGGTGCCCCAAGCCCTCCTTGACCCGGAAGGTCGTCACATGGTGCTCCCAAACTCCGTCCGACCCTAGGATCGGATGGTGTGTGACATTCACAGACCGGTCCAGTGGAACCTCGAACTTGACCAGATGGACCTTCATGGCTACGATCCCGAAAACAATCaataacaacgggtgagatataaaatctccatgagtcaatgcctaagtttGAGTAGGGCGTTGATTTACTCAAGGGGACTTAAACACACAGGATAAGTGTCGATAACAAATCAATAGCGCGTGACTATCGTCACGCTTTATCTATCACGGGATCGTGCACATCCTAACAATCAATCATTAAtcacatgcaatcttacccCACATTGGTCCACACATTATGCAATATGTATCATGGCAATTAATAGCACATAACCAAGGCACACATccagaacactcatcacaacttTCATGCATAATGCAACACACGTGTTCCGATTACTAACGGCCACTTGCCCCTAGCatactagacagttggtgctcttcTCGCAGAACGGAGCTTCGTCCCATTCCTTTAGCGACGACAACTAATAAGCCATGTGATTCAATGTACTCTAGGCATGGACTAACAACTAGACATTCTTATAGGAAGCGTCGGTTCGTAACTTGCTGCAAATGGCATCcgataagtcgtgtggttccaaatACCCTTGGCACGAACATATCGGACTTGACCCTAAGTGCTCGCGGGTATCGGCTTCGTCCTCAAGTACCCTTGGGCGACGGTAACCATTATGTGACCATACAAGCACACTAGGCAACCAAGCTAGTTTATATTTTTGCGTTTAGTCCAATGCACACACGGTCGTGCTCAAAACTCAactcaaggccattttcatgcacAAAACTTGGTTCACATATGGTCACATGAATACGCATTATCCACCAAACTTGGCATCTATATAAGGATGATTAATCTCTTAGCCATACATATATACACAATCAAGATATATAGCAGTTAACAAACAATCATCAAACgatcacccaaaaaaaattaattattttgatcgGGTTAATTAGTAAAACTGTAattaattaacacaattatCATTAATTAAATCCATCTCAATTAATTGACCAGATCTTAATCAGTCAACTCATCTTAGTTAATTTACCCGACCACAGTCAATTGGTACTACAATAATTAGTTAATTTAGcttcatttaattaatccgatcacgattaattaaagtaaacAATGTTAAataaagtaactacagttaaaataaagtaactatggttaataataaagtaactacggttaataataaagtaatcatgattaattaaagtaaccatgattaattaaaagtaaccaTGGTTAATTAATTCAATCAAGTTTAACttaatctaaccatggtcaaTTAATTTAATCTAACCACAGTTAACTAATTAATCCACAATTAAAACTAATTAATCTATTTCTAAACGCAATTAACGTCCTAATAAGATATTAGGGATTAACTCACTAACTAACGGTCCGGCGATGGCGGCGACACGGTGGTGAATGAGGCTCGCGGTGGCTCACCGCAACTACGGGCAGCTCCG
It encodes the following:
- the LOC115744053 gene encoding protein CELLULOSE SYNTHASE INTERACTIVE 1 isoform X1 is translated as MERNGNGKLQDSEPPTPHSVMKMNLRERTSSMEDPDGTLASVAQCIEQLRQSASSAQEKEHSLRQLLELIDTRENAFSAVGSHSQAVPVLVSLLRSGSVEVKIQAANVLGSLCKENDLRVKVLLGGCIPPLLGLLKSSSAEGQTAAAKTIYAVSQGGSKDHVGSKIFSTEGVVPVLWKQLLKAGNLVDSLLTGALRSLSSSAEGFWSATIQAGGADILVKLLIDGHSSTQANVCFLLACMMMEDASVCSNVLAAGTTKQLLKLLGPGNEASIRAEAANALKSLSAQCKEARQKIASTNGIPALINATIAPSKEFMQGEYAQALQENAMCALANISGGLSYVISSLGQSLESCTSHAQVADTLGALASALMIYDSKAESTRASDPVVIEQTLIKQFKPRLPFLVQERTIEALASLYGNSILSLKLANSDAKRLLVGLITMAANEVQDELTRALLTLCNNEGSLWRALQGREGVQLLISLLGLSSEQQQECAVALLSLLSNENDESKWAITAAGGIPPLVQILEIGSVKAKEDSALILRNLCNHSEDIRECVESADAVPALLWLLKNGSTNGKEIAAKTLNHLIHKSDTATISQLTALLTSDLPESKIYVLDALRSMLSVAPLGDTLREGSAANDAIETMIKLLSSSKEETQAKSASALAGIFYQRKDLRESSIAEKALLSVLKLLNVESQNILMESSRCLAAILLSIKVNKDVAAIAKEALTPLVVLANSTELGVVEQATCALANLILDSEISEIAIAEEIISPATRVLREGTFAGKTHAAAAIARLLHTRQVDSALTDYVNHSGIVLALVSFLESTNNDPIATSEALDALAFLSRSGSSGHIKPTWAVLAEFPNSITPIVASIANAEPLLQDKAIEILARLCRDQSLVLGDTVASASGCVSSVARRIINSKSRRVKIGGTALLICAAKVNYQRVIEDLNQSNSCTHLIQSLVTLAGSAESSPLMGQTHDDKEALILFRHHKEETGSGESDTGSVTVIHGVNLAIWLLSVLASHDEKIKTVIMEAGAVEVLTEKITHYYSLYSQTEDKEDSSIWICALLLAILFQDRDIIRANATMKSIPALANLLKTEEPANRYFAAQAMCSLVCNGSRGTLLSVSNSGAVNTVAAGGLISLLGCAEVDIFDLLELSEEFSLVRYPDQVALERLFRVEDIRVGATSRKAIPALVDLLKPIPDRPDAPFLALGLLTQLAKDCPSNKMLMVEAGALEALTKYLSLGPQDATEEAATDLLGILFSTPEIRKHESAFGAVSQLVAVLRLGGRGARYSASKALESLFSADHIRNAETSRQAVQPLVEVLSTGLEKEQHAAIAALVRLLSENPSRALAVADVEMNAVDVLCRILSSSCSMELKGDAAELCCVLFGNTRIRSTMAAARCVEPLVSLLVTEFSPAQHSVVRALEKLVEDEQLAELVAAHGAVVPLVGLLYGRNYLLHEAISRALVKLGKDRPACKMEMVKAGVIEGVLDILHEAPDFLCAAFAELLRILTNNAGIAKGAAAAKVVEPLFHLLTRPEFGPDGQHSALQVLVNILEHPQCRSEYNLSSHQAIEPLIPLLDSTAPAVQQLAAELLSHLLSEEHLQKDSVAQQVIGPLVRVLGSGIHMLQQRAVKALERIALAWPNEIAKEGGVAELSKVILQTDPLLPHALWESASSVLASILQFSSEFYLEVPVAVLVRLLHSGSESTVVGALNALLVLESDDSTSAVAMAESGAVEALLELIRSHQCEETAARLLEVLLNNVKIRETKATKSAILPLSQYLLDPQTQAQQARLLATLALGDIFQNEGLARSADAVSACRALVNVLEDQPTEEMKVVAICALQNLVMYSRSNKRAVAEAGGVQVVLDLIGSSDPETSVQAAMFIKLLFSNHTIQEYASSETVRAITAAIEKDLWATGTVNEEYLKALNALFGNFPRLRATEPATLSIPHLVTSLKTGSEATQEAALDALFLLRQAWSACPAEVSRAQSVAAADAIPLLQYLIQSGPPRFQEKAEFLLQCLPGTLVVIIKRGNNMKQSVGNPSVYCKLTLGNTPPRQTKIVSTGPNPEWEESFSWSFESPPKGQKLNISCKNKSKMGKSSFGKVTIQIDRVVMLGAVSGEYPLLPESKSGPSRNLEIEFQWSNK
- the LOC115744053 gene encoding protein CELLULOSE SYNTHASE INTERACTIVE 1 isoform X2, translated to MERNGNGKLQDSEPPTPHSVMKMNLRERTSSMEDPDGTLASVAQCIEQLRQSASSAQEKEHSLRQLLELIDTRENAFSAVGSHSQAVPVLVSLLRSGSVEVKIQAANVLGSLCKENDLRVKVLLGGCIPPLLGLLKSSSAEGQTAAAKTIYAVSQGGSKDHVGSKIFSTEGVVPVLWKQLLKAGNLVDSLLTGALRSLSSSAEGFWSATIQAGGADILVKLLIDGHSSTQANVCFLLACMMMEDASVCSNVLAAGTTKQLLKLLGPGNEASIRAEAANALKSLSAQCKEARQKIASTNGIPALINATIAPSKEFMQGEYAQALQENAMCALANISGGLSYVISSLGQSLESCTSHAQVADTLGALASALMIYDSKAESTRASDPVVIEQTLIKQFKPRLPFLVQERTIEALASLYGNSILSLKLANSDAKRLLVGLITMAANEVQDELTRALLTLCNNEGSLWRALQGREGVQLLISLLGLSSEQQQECAVALLSLLSNENDESKWAITAAGGIPPLVQILEIGSVKAKEDSALILRNLCNHSEDIRECVESADAVPALLWLLKNGSTNGKEIAAKTLNHLIHKSDTATISQLTALLTSDLPESKIYVLDALRSMLSVAPLGDTLREGSAANDAIETMIKLLSSSKEETQAKSASALAGIFYQRKDLRESSIAEKALLSVLKLLNVESQNILMESSRCLAAILLSIKVNKDVAAIAKEALTPLVVLANSTELGVVEQATCALANLILDSEISEIAIAEEIISPATRVLREGTFAGKTHAAAAIARLLHTRQVDSALTDYVNHSGIVLALVSFLESTNNDPIATSEALDALAFLSRSGSSGHIKPTWAVLAEFPNSITPIVASIANAEPLLQDKAIEILARLCRDQSLVLGDTVASASGCVSSVARRIINSKSRRVKIGGTALLICAAKVNYQRVIEDLNQSNSCTHLIQSLVTLAGSAESSPLMGQTHDDKEALILFRHHKEETGSGESDTGSVTVIHGVNLAIWLLSVLASHDEKIKTVIMEAGAVEVLTEKITHYYSLYSQTEDKEDSSIWICALLLAILFQDRDIIRANATMKSIPALANLLKTEEPANRYFAAQAMCSLVCNGSRGTLLSVSNSGAVNTVAAGGLISLLGCAEVDIFDLLELSEEFSLVRYPDQVALERLFRVEDIRVGATSRKAIPALVDLLKPIPDRPDAPFLALGLLTQLAKDCPSNKMLMVEAGALEALTKYLSLGPQDATEEAATDLLGILFSTPEIRKHESAFGAVSQLVAVLRLGGRGARYSASKALESLFSADHIRNAETSRQAVQPLVEVLSTGLEKEQHAAIAALVRLLSENPSRALAVADVEMNAVDVLCRILSSSCSMELKGDAAELCCVLFGNTRIRSTMAAARCVEPLVSLLVTEFSPAQHSVVRALEKLVEDEQLAELVAAHGAVVPLVGLLYGRNYLLHEAISRALVKLGKDRPACKMEMVKAGVIEGVLDILHEAPDFLCAAFAELLRILTNNAGIAKGAAAAKVVEPLFHLLTRPEFGPDGQHSALQVLVNILEHPQCRSEYNLSSHQAIEPLIPLLDSTAPAVQQLAAELLSHLLSEEHLQKDSVAQQVIGPLVRVLGSGIHMLQQRAVKALERIALAWPNEIAKEGGVAELSKVILQTDPLLPHALWESASSVLASILQFSSEFYLEVPVAVLVRLLHSGSESTVVGALNALLVLESDDSTSAVAMAESGAVEALLELIRSHQCEETAARLLEVLLNNVKIRETKATKSAILPLSQYLLDPQTQAQQARLLATLALGDIFQNEGLARSADAVSACRALVNVLEDQPTEEMKVVAICALQNLVMYSRSNKRAVAEAGGVQVVLDLIGSSDPETSVQAAMFIKLLFSNHTIQEYASSETVRAITAAIEKDLWATGTVNEEYLKALNALFGNFPRLRATEPATLSIPHLVTSLKTGSEATQEAALDALFLLRQAWSACPAEVSRAQSVAAADAIPLLQYLIQSGPPRFQEKAEFLLQCLPGTLVVIIKRGNNMKQSVGNPSVYCKLTLGNTPPRQTKVSWIYYICCSFDHGISNKFLKLVINYQLPCERFG